A genomic window from Pecten maximus chromosome 2, xPecMax1.1, whole genome shotgun sequence includes:
- the LOC117317062 gene encoding uncharacterized protein LOC117317062, translating into MSNMMSERAVASRLLQYHMDLTRVKEDSSIQLASLTVILEFLKNDQNGNIRQMFMDRGLLESLLVTIDSALDNKSELASLDVALKCLWFLSQLSIGPLQNMISHDVMRRLLYLLNVKSNIYHFTSKFSNNFQQLCENKHLIGKIQTMQMSSEIHYTVHKLSNHQLKYLDRLPDNVKICSLFDTSDSEKDVNIADHLLGNFNQHSWPNKHEIQDQTGEIEEWEDVFVSEIIDGPLFWAHIGMSNIETVRDIQMALEAEDLQPTYKCTAGDIVVVRKILDSGRSFCMRARVINVDQWKVKVWALDYGYEMDLPCSQIYAMPDHIGTNKHPPQISLCKLAGVEPPPRHKVIPQLAASILSNICQKSIPACEILAEQGGLEILETFLHVCPEPETIIYVLRVITNIAFHSKMSSSVSNNNLTECILDCIAEFSTSPSDSQNVLLVTGLNCLCNILFRNDITRDKFYHYKGINTIMKVLQHASIKDEIYQAGTHLLRIFVRKIDTEPSTTLQRRRSLNRQRRSSTGRSSSKDRKHCDSILKKCPSEFARLVQAHDIGAEKSRTTTFQPRLYETAWSDDSDDNDASRLVTRIQDNTEDISRPVTTCDATHYYGQTTDKSFILGSEVEFENDTTHELRPNKSILKVSSAVITKHVCSLLNSGKGGRIYFGIRSTIHGVELDRDDRDMFRIGVDQMMTDKITPCVLHSMFDVIYTPVVELDEHTDTLVFIKDRFVAEIVVKPVANSIMYTLTSGECFYRFGPHTSQLTALEMRQLIILEEEELFMEEFKQLSMELEKLNS; encoded by the exons ATGAGTAATATGATGAGTGAGAGGGCAGTGGCCTCGCGCCTTCTCCAATACCATATGGACCTTACCCGTGTCAAGGAAGACTCAAGCATACAACTTGCCTCATTAACCGTCATTctagaatttttgaaaaatgaccAAAATGGCAACATTAGACAAATGTTTATGGACAGAGGACTTCTAGAGTCTCTTTTGGTGACTATAGATTCAGCTTTAGACAACAAGTCAGAATTGGCCTCGCTTGATGTAGCTTTGAAATGTCTTTGGTTTCTGTCACAACTTTCAATTGGACCCCTGCAAAATATGATATCACACGATGTCATGAGACGCCTGttgtatttgttgaatgttaaaagtaacatttatcattttacatcaaaattttcaaacaatttCCAACAGCTTTGTGAAAATAAACACTTGATTGGGAAAATACAGACCATGCAGATGTCTTCAGAAATacattacacagtacacaaaCTTTCAAATCATCAGCTGAAATATTTAGACAGGTTACCAGATAATGTGAAAATTTGTTCATTATTTGACACAAGTGATTCTGAAAAGGATGTTAATATCGCTGATCACCTCCTGGGAAACTTCAATCAACATTCCTGGCCAAACAAGCATGAGATCCAAGATCAAACTGGGGAAATAGAAGAATGGGAAGATGTTTTTGTGTCTGAGATTATTGATGGTCCATTGTTTTGGGCACACATAGGCATGTCCAACATTGAAACAGTTCGTGACATACAGATGGCATTAGAAGCTGAAGATCTTCAGCCTACTTATAAATGTACTGCAGGTGACATTGTAGTTGTCAGGAAGATACTAGATTCTGGCCGGTCTTTTTGCATGCGGGCAAGGGTTATTAATGTTGATCAATGGAAGGTCAAAGTTTGGGCCCTGGACTATGGGTATGAGATGGATCTACCCTGCTCTCAAATATACGCCATGCCAGACCACATTGGTACAAACAAACACCCTCCACAGATATCCTTGTGTAAACTGGCAG GAGTAGAGCCTCCACCACGTCACAAGGTCATCCCGCAGCTAGCGGCCTCCATCCTCTCAAACATCTGTCAGAAAAGTATTCCTGCAT GTGAGATTTTGGCTGAGCAGGGTGGTCTAGAAATCCTTGAGACATTTCTACATGTTTGTCCTGAGCCAGAAACTATCATATATGTTCTAAGAGTGATTACCAACATAGCTTTCCATAGCAAGATGTCATCTAGTGTTTCCAATAACAACCTCACAGAGTGTATTCTGG ACTGCATCGCAGAGTTTTCAACCTCTCCGTCCGACTCCCAGAATGTCCTACTGGTGACAGGCCTGAACTGTCTGTGTAACATTCTCTTTAGGAATGATATAACTAGAGACAAATTTTACCACTATAAAG GTATTAACACAATAATGAAAGTTCTACAACATGCCAGCATCAAAGATGAGATTTACCAGGCTGGCACACATCTTCTTCGTATCTTTGTCCGCAAGATAGACACAGAACCATCAACAACGCTCCAGCGGAGACGTTCCTTAAACAGGCAGCGTAGAAGTAGCACAGGAAGATCTTCAAGTAAAGACAGGAAACATTGTGACTCAATACTGAAGAAATGTCCAAG TGAGTTTGCCAGGCTTGTGCAGGCACATGACATCGGAGCAGAAAAATCAAGAACCACAACATTTCAGCCAAGACTGTACGAG ACAGCCTGGTCGGATGATTCTGATGACAATGATGCTTCTCGCCTTGTCACACGAATACAAGATAACACAG AAGACATCTCCAGGCCTGTAACAACTTGTGATGCCACTCATTACTATGGACAAACAACGGACAAATCTTTCATTTTAG GTTCTGAGGTGGAGTTTGAGAATGATACAACACATGAGCTAAGGCCCAATAAATCCATCTTGAAGGTGTCTTCTGCTGTTATAACCAAGCATGTATGCAGCCTCCTCAACAGTG GAAAAGGAGGTAGAATATACTTTGGTATCCGCAGTACCATCCATGGTGTGGAATTGGATCGAGATGACCGTGACATGTTTCGCATTGGTGTAGACCAGATGATGACTGACAAAATTACACCGTGTGTTCTGCACTccatgtttgatgttatttatACACCTGTGGTGGAACTTGACGAGCACACAGACACCCTTGTATTCATCAAAGATCGCTTTGTTGCAG AGATTGTCGTTAAACCTGTGGCCAATAGCATCATGTATACATTGACAAGTGGGGAATGTTTCTACAGATTTGGACCTCACACATCCCAGCTGACTGCTCTG
- the LOC117317091 gene encoding proteasome subunit beta type-7-like gives MAAVLGAEPQVGGFNFENFARNASLEQAGKQPPKAYKTGTTIVGLVYRDGIVLGADTRATEGSIVADKNCAKIHYIADNIYCCGAGTAADTEMTTQMISSQLELHRLNTGRVPRVCTANRLLKQMLFRYHGGISAALVLGGVDSTGPHLYSVWPHGSTDKLPYVTMGSGSLAAMATFEDRFKPDMEKDQAIQLVRDAIAAGIFNDLGSGSNVDVCVITKGKVEYIRPYDEANIKGLR, from the exons ATGGCTGCCGTGCTGGGTGCAGAACCGCAAGTTGGAGGGTTTAATTTCGAAAATTTTGCCAG GAATGCTTCTCTAGAGCAAGCAGGGAAACAACCACCAAAAGCTTACAAGACAGGAACGACTATCGTCGGTCTAGTGTACAGG GATGGCATTGTGTTGGGTGCTGACACTAGGGCTACAGAGGGATCCATTGTGGCAGATAAAAACTGCGCAAAGATTCACTATATAGCTGACAATATTTA TTGCTGTGGTGCTGGTACTGCAGCAGACACAGAGATGACCACACAGATGATTTCCTCCCAGTTGGAGCTCCACCGCCTAAATACTGGCCGGGTACCACGAGTATGTACCGCCAATAGACTCCTAAAACAGATGTTGTTCAG GTACCACGGTGGCATCAGTGCAGCACTTGTACTGGGAGGTGTTGATTCCACTGGCCCCCACCTATACAGTGTATGGCCTCATGGATCTACTGACAAACTACCATATGTCACCATGG GTTCAGGGTCACTTGCAGCAATGGCAACATTTGAAGATCGCTTCAAACCAGATATGGAg AAAGACCAAGCTATACAGTTAGTGAGGGATGCTATCGCTGCTGGTATATTTAACGACCTTGGATCTGGAAGTAATGTGGATGTTTGTGTAATAACTAAGGGCAAGGTAGAATACATCCGGCCATATGATGAAGCCAACATTAAGGGGTTAAG ATAG
- the LOC117317119 gene encoding phospholipid phosphatase 6-like produces the protein MSSIARKKRRPNGSNNRNKDLQHQKLIKSVDSFLKSIASVDLRLTKKCSICADKDSSFGNLRPLMKALEISCHGIPWLLGTVAMLLTLHKAEHIEVLVNLLIGLIGDLIIVAFLKFLFQRPRPAHNKMDMFATVSVDNYSFPSGHATRAAMVAFILAERLVVNSSFHGLILLWSVFVTASRLMLGRHHVSDVLVGYLIGYIQYSVLSSYWLPQQTCMYLVEPIFRHLHH, from the exons ATGTCATCCATTGCAAGAAAAAAACGAAGACCAAATGGCTCCAATAATCGCAATAAGGACTTGCAGCACCAGAAACTGATCAAATCAGTGGATTCTTTTTTGAAGTCTATAGCTTCTGTGGACCTAAGGCTTACAAAGAAATGCAGTATTTGTGCCGACAAGGATTCCTCTTTTGGAAACCTCCGACCTCTGATGAAGGCATTGGAAATATCTTGCCATGGAATTCCTTGGTTATTGGGAACAGTTGCCATGCTACTGACACTCCACAAAGCAGAACATATAGAAGTTCTAGTTAATTTACTAATAG GTCTTATTGGTGATCTGATTATAGTGGCATTTCTGAAGTTCCTGTTCCAACGTCCAAGACCAGCGCACAATAAAATGGACATGTTTGCAACAGTTTCTGTTGACAACTACTCATTTCCATCCGGCCATGCTACAAGAGCAGCAATGGTTGCCTTCATTCTAGCTGAAAGACTGGTTGTGAATTCATCATTCCATGGACTCATATTGCTGTGGTCGGTTTTCGTCACTGCTTCAAGACTGATGCTGGGACGTCACCATGTCAGTGATGTGCTGGTTGGTTACCTGATAGGCTATATTCAGTATAGTGTTTTGTCCAGTTATTGGCTGCCCCAGCAGACCTGTATGTATCTTGTTGAACCAATCTTCAGACATTTGCATCATTAA
- the LOC117317130 gene encoding protein FAM78B-like yields MSKKTDETENSPAWCNQNAITADVAPDVLAKIRVLNLNARIENQPTTIDESSNAVLKYQTPNFRVSATIEMAPMSEDHKWKVGWIQACTAMMFHNTYGDEGYTSWEFPELTSGQQVMISDCDGHHYPWYGSRNETVVFQGPCTMYQSASISMNDNFHPHVTWRNPANRSQNEPNLTKIVRDQTFNVWLVAWNMSVQKAYILKTVRWNMRLDIKVDPKKPLGQRAELVSNPVPKQPELLEVNIPLPRCALMPPNANSAQMLVWRPTTGRPLCVIPPVWQNDVPVEDQVRKYDSKLCRL; encoded by the exons atgtcGAAAAAAACAGATGAGACGGAAAACAGCCCTGCTTGGTGTAACCAGAATGCTATAACAGCAGATGTGGCTCCCGATGTATTGGCGAAGATTAGGGTACTAAATTTAAACGCAAGAATTGAAAACCAGCCTACTACAATAGATGAGAGTTCAAACGCTGTTTTGAAATACCAGACTCCAAATTTCCG AGTTTCGGCCACTATAGAGATGGCACCAATGTCTGAAGATCATAAGTGGAAGGTTGGCTGGATACAAGCCTGTACAGCTATGATGTTCCATAATACTTATGGAGATGAAGGATA cACAAGTTGGGAATTTCCAGAACTGACCAGTGGTCAACAAGTAATGATCAGTGACTGTGATGGTCATCACTACCCATGGTATGGATCCCGCAATGAAACTGTTGTGTTCCAGGGCCCATGCACTATGTATCAATCTGCCAGTATTAGCATGAATGATAACTTCCATCCTCATGTAACATGGCGCAATCCAGCAAACCGTAGCCAGAATGAACCAAATCTGACAAAGATTGTCCGTGACCAGACTTTTAATGTCTGGCTTGTTGCATGGAATATGTCGGTGCAAAAGGCTTATATCCTCAAAACTGTGAGATGGAACATGCGTTTGGACATCAAGGTTGATCCAAAGAAGCCACTGGGACAAAGGGCAGAATTAGTCAGTAATCCAGTCCCTAAGCAGCCAGAACTACTAGAAGTGAATATTCCTCTACCAAGGTGTGCCCTGATGCCTCCAAATGCCAACAGTGCCCAAATGCTTGTATGGCGGCCAACAACTGGAAGGCCATTGTGTGTCATACCTCCGGTGTGGCAGAATGATGTTCCAGTAGAAGACCAAGTGCGAAAATATGATAGCAAACTCTGCAGACTGTAA